From the genome of Dehalococcoidia bacterium:
CCCCAGAGTCAGTCCCAATGGCCAATGGCCCCAAGCCTGTAGCCACTTGAGATCCCGCGCCTCCGCTTGAGCCCCCGCATGTGTGATCTAAATTCCAAGGATTCCTACCGGCAGGGCTCAGCCGATTATCTACAGCACCATGTAAAGCGAACTCAGGCAGATTTGTTTTTCCAATGATGACTCCACCCTGATTACGAATTCTGATTGCTATCTCTGAGTCCGGCTGAACATTATTTTCAAAGGCCTTGGATCCATAGGTTGTAGGAACACCGCCCAGTTCTATACTGTCTTTCAGTGATATTGGAACACCACACAATAATCCATTTTCTTCAGAATTTAGCCATAACCTCTCTGCATTTTTGGCAGAGTCAATTGCGTCATCATAATTAAGTGCTAGGAACGCACTAAGCGAAGGATTAAATTTTTCAATACGTGCAAAAACGTCCGCTACAACTTCAACCGGTGAAATTTCTTTTTTCCTGTACGCATTAATCAACTCCAATGCAGATAATTGCCAGAGATTGGTTTTCATAAAGCAGCCAACTGCTCTTTTAGAATTGCCGATTGCGAAGCCATGGGAACACCAGCCCAGCGAGGGTCTTGAGCCTCTCGTTCAATACTTAGTTCAATCAACACAGGTCCTTCCATGTCCCATATTGAAGGTAATTTCACCAAAAGCTCGTCTGCTGTTTCAATCTTTAGCGCGTTTGCGTACCCTGAGCCAATGGCCAAAGCAACCCAATCGAATCGCCCAATACCAGGGAGGTCTTGATTACCAGTGCTTTGGTGTAATCCGTTAGCAAATACAAAATGAAAAAATTTACGTGGTTGTTGACTAGCGACAGTCACTAAAGAACCGAGTTGCATTAGAAGGCTACCGTCTCCGTCTAAAACCATTACTCTCTTATCAGGACGAGCCATAGCAAGACCTAGGCCAATCGAAGCTGCGCTCCCCATACATTGGGATGCATCAATATGTAAATATTCTGCCTGTTCAGCTTGATGCCAAGGGTAGATGGACTGCATCGTTGCGACTGCGATCGCTCCGGATCTTCCTTCTGCTAATAAATCAATTGCTTCTTGTCGTTCCATCTATATTGTGGGTGCTCCTATGATGATTGCTACGGGTCCCAGGGTATCGTGCGCAAGCTTATACCCAAGCTCTATATTGCCAATATCCTCAGGTGTCTCTATTCGATAATAGGGAACACCCCATGTTTCCAAAGTCGGTTCTACCATTCGAACCGCTCTGGATTTACTCTCCTCAATTGGCAGCATAGGGTCTCGCTGAAACTGCCCGACAAACATAAGTGTTGGGATTTTTGCGTCTAGGGGGATAGCTTTAATAGTATTGATAGAGGCAAAAATACCGTTATTTTGTATAACGAGTACAGGGTTTTTACCCCCGATATATAACCCTGCATTAATCCCTATAGCTTCGTCTTCTGTGCAAGCAATCATAAAAGAGATATCTGGATCGTCAGTCAATCGAGCAATTAAAGTTTTCTGATACGAGTCTGGAATGCAGATAACATGATCCACACCCAAATTTTTTAATTTACTAACAATCTCTTCTGAGCTAACACCGGTTGCGACAGGTTGGTCTGACGGCATACTTAAGCCCCCGCGATGCAAGAGATTTCGATCTCTGCGTTATTTTCAAGATCAACTCCCACAATATTCATCGTTGGGGGATCTCCGCCAAAATATTGTTTAGCCAATTCAATAAACGTATCCTCAAAATTAATATCATCAAGAAATACATCTAACCGAAGCGTATTTTCTACCGACGTATCAAATCTGTTTAGCGCTGCATCCAATCTTCTGAAAGCTTGGTGCGTTTGTGCTACAGGATCTCCGTATAATTCTTGAATTATGTTTCCTGTTTTTGCGTCAGACAAACCTGAGGCTGCTGATGCAAAAACCAAACCATTGGCTTTAACTGCCTGCGCTCGGGAAGGGTCTTCTGCTAGCCATACAATTTCTTTCGTCCCTCCGGGATTGACTGCTAAACCACCAATTTCCATGACTCCTCTACCACCTAAAAGCGTACCTACTGAATACCCAGTAAAGTGAATTTTCCCATCGAACCTGTTCTTAAGGCCTTCTCGGTATTTCCCTGTATCTCCAATCCTTTTTAGAGCGCAATCAGTCCTAATAAGGTCGTCTAGAGAACCTCCTCCTTTTTCTAAATGAGAACGTAACCACTCATATGTATAGAACAGTTCTGTGTCAAATTGACTACTAACTTCTTCTTCAGCTTCTTCATCTGTGAACGGGTTGGATCTGCCTCTAACACCAATTACATAAGTGAAATCACCGCACCGGGTTATACGAGATGCGCGCCCTCTATGCGGTTGATGAACAAAAACCTCGCGTTCCAAATCAGGAGTAACAGCTTGAACTACAGCCGTCAGCATATTCACTCCTGACATCTTGCACTGCGCGCCAAAACTTACTGCGAGTTTATGTCCTTCTTCCCCAAAATGCTCAGGCCAAGTTGCCATACGCTCTAATCGCCAATATTGACCTGATGTGAAATTTTCGATCCAAACCGCAGAATCTCCCCCATATCCAGCTTTTTGCAGCCTTAATGCTTGCCTTCCATAAGCATTGTTACATTGGGGTATAGGCTGATTGTCCAATTCAGGTTGAATTTTCTCGGTGTTAATATCTCTATGGCCATCAGAGCTTGAAAGAAATAAATGAGGCCCATACCTAACAACTGCAGCAACATTTCTATTACGCTCGTCTGACAATAAAATTTCTTTCTTGTATCGATTTTCCGCCATAATTAATTATTACCTGGGCCTTTTATTCCAAAGATTTTCTGTGCACGATTCCATACAACATCTTGAACCAAATCAGGATCTGTCCCCGTAAACATGCGATCCATAGCAGGACTTGCATCTGGCCAAGTTTGGCCTTGTTCATGAGGATAATCACAACCCCAGATAACACTTTCACGAATCAGAAACTCTGGGTCTGGAATCATTTTTGCCCCAATATAGTCTTCTTCAAAGGTGAAGCTCATATTGTTATTAATGTAATGTAATGGGTTTTCTTTAAGCGGGTTAATTGAATCTGGCATCCGATCATTATGGCAACGTTCCATCCACTGGAATAAAAATGGGAGCCAGCCAATTCGACATTCTGCCATCGACACGTGCAAATTAGGGTGGCGCTCAAACATTCCGCTAAATACGAACTGAGCAATATGCTTGCCGGCCGGGTTAAAAGGTACCTGAGAAAAATGAGCTAGTGACTGGCCATATTCATTAGGAGGATATGGGGTCCCTGCAGCATCACCAATATGGGTGCATATGATTGTTCCAGTCTCTTCTGCTGCAGACCATAAAGGCTCCCACACAGGAGACCAAACATCTTCTCCCATGTCATTTGGGCTAAGTTCAACGGCTCGTACTCCCTTATCAACTAAACGCATTAGCTCATCAACGCAAGTTTCCGGGAATGCAGCATGCAGCCAAGGAAGTACAAATAAACGATCAGAATTGTAAGTGGACATTTCCACAGCCCAATCATTAAATGCTTTGTAAACTTCTTTCTCTAAATTCTTGTCCTTGAACGTCCATTTACGAGTATTGCCATAAAATACACCGGCATATAATTGGCCTAGGTCCATATGCTGCAAGAGAACTTCGGGATCCGCCGGAGGTAATTTGCCTTCCTCTACGCTGATTGGTTCAAAGCGCTTTGCATATTTTGGCCAATCTTTACCGTCTGCAGCAAAAGCGTGAATATCACCCTCCCACTCCCAGGCAGTACCTTTGTCGGACTCAACTACCTTTGGGGCTTTCTCTTTGAATTGGGAGGATATACGAGATTGAATAATATCCTTAGGGTACCAAACAAGATCGATATGATTATCAGCAGAGATGTATTTATATTCTATATTTGTGCCATCCCGAACATCTCTTGTACTTGAGTTACGACGCCTCGCAGTACCACCTAATTTATCTGAGCGAACATTTTCGTCTGGCATATAGAAATCTCCCTTTATGTCTGATACGCAACTGAATACCTGAATCGTAGGATTGCTACATCTTTGTGTCAAGAAAATCTAACTTATTCACAGGTATAAATTCACTTTAGATTTCTGAGTGCCTTCGAAAAAATTATTTCCCAGCACCCGTACATGAAAATTACTCCACCCGTAGCAGATAAAGCCACACGGCCGTTAAATATTTCTGCAAGTGCAGTGATTCCTAGTACCGCAATTGGGATCAATCCTCCCATCATTGCATTAAGTGCTTGGATCCTGCCTCTCATTTCATCTTCCGTATAAACCTGAAGAGCAGCAAGATGTAGAACAGTGCGACCAGATTGACCTACTCCAATAGGAATCATTAATACTAGAGATAGCCAAAACCAGCTAGATGCAGCAAAGCCAATTACCCCTGCCCCAAATAACATAAAAAACCCAATCAACAATAGCCCTTTTCGCTGGAAATCACCTAATGATGCTGACATCGTCGAGCCTAATAATGAACCTGCCCCAAAAAATGTAAACAGTAAACCAACGCCATCTGCCTCAATCTGGAGGAATTCTTGTGCCAATGGTAGAAGATGCTGGAAAGGCTGCCCGAATACTGTAATCACCAATCCCACCAGTAAAAGATTTTTGATTACTGGTTGTTGCCGTACGTATCGGAATCCCTCCAACGCCGAGCCTCCTCTATTTCTAATAGAGGAACTGAAGGAGCCTTGAGCAGGCACCAAAAATAGTAAAAATAAAGCAATAATGTACAACACGCCAATTAGTAAATACGCCCATTCAGGGCCAGCATGAGCAAAAAGAATCCCCGCAACAAGGGGCATTAGCATACGGTTCGTGTTCTGAGACATCGTATGAAGACCCGTAGCATTTAGCAAAAGCGAGCGATCTACCAGGCCCCCAATAACTGCGCGTCTGGTAGGTGTAATGAAAACCATGACGCTTCCTTGGAATACTCCAATGATGGTTACGTGCCACCAATCCAACACGCTATACCCAACTCCTAATGCGGTGATTCCCGCAAAGACCGCCATGAGTATTGCCGCAACCATCAAGATATTCCGCATCGACATACGGTCTGCTAAAGAACCTGCAAACGGAGATAGCACTAAAGATGGAGCATTGTTTGCTGCAATAACTATCCCGAGTACAAGAGGTGCTCGGTCTGAAAGTTCAAACGCTAAAACTGGCCTGGCCAGTGTAGTCGCTTGCATAGCACCTAAGTAAAAAAGCATGGAAACAAAATAATTTCGATACTCGCTTACTTTTAGCGCATCAAATGTTCTGGGCAGCCCCATCAGTTAGTTCCTTTACAGATTTTCTTACTTATTAAAATTGCAGGCTAAGAGTATCCCAATAGACTCGTCAATGATAAAACTACATAAACATTACAAATTAATTTGGAGTACGCAATGATTCTAGTTGTTGGAGGAATGGGATTCATAGGGCAAAACGTAACTTTGGAATTAATTAAAGCAGGGGAGAAAGTTGTAAGTACGCAACATAACGCAAGGCGAGTACCGGGGGCTTTAGAGCAACATCTCAATAGCAGTCTATTTGTTGAGAATATGGATTTTACTAAATGCTATGAAGTCATCAATGTTGCACATAAGCATAAAATTGAAAGCATAATATCTTTCGCAGCGCCACCAGCACGAGGGATAAGCCCACAAGAAGATTATCGCGTATACACAGAAGGACTCCAAAGTTTACTAGAAACTGCGCGTGTACTTGGACTAAGGCGCCTTTCTCTTGCTAGTTCAACTTCTGTATATGGCAGTTTGCCAAATGGTCCTTTCCGAGAAGATATGCCTCTTCCAATTCAATCACGAACCCAAGTTGAAGCATTCAAAAAAGGCATGGAAATACATGCCTTTCACTATGCTGCTCGTGCAAATATAGACGTAGTTTCTCTTAGGATTGGCAGTATATACGGCCCTTACTACTACAGCATGTTCAACCCTATGAGCCGTATATGTGAGGCTGCACTAAAGAACATAGAGCCTGATTTTTCAGATCGACCTAATGGCTCTATTAGCGAAGATGATGAAGGTGATTGGACCCATGTATCTGATTTATCTGCAGGTATAAAAAATATCCATCAGTCAAGTAAGTTAAAGCACGCTACTTACAATATTGGGTCAGGGCTAGCTACTTCTAACAAGCAGATATTTGAGGCCATAAAAAAATCGATCCCAGAGGCTACCTGTTCTGCATTAATACCAGGCAGAAGCCCAGGAGCAAATCCTCCAAATCCAGTTATGGACCTTAGTAGAATAAAAGAGGATGTTGGATATTCTCCAAAATTTAATATTGAGACAGGAATGGAAGACTATATCGCTCATTTGCGTTCCCTAATAAACAACTAATTGGAGAATCTATGCCTCAAAAAATAAATCCTTTTGAATTACCTGAAGAGCAGAAAGGTTGGAGAGGCCTTGAAATTACTGGCCGCCCAAGGCGCAGGGTATTTACTGTCTTAGAAAATGAACATGTCTTAGTAACAGCGTTGCTCCAGCTTCCAGGTGAGCCAGGTGTGCGGCATAGTCATGAGACCGGTGAATTGTCGTTTCATTGGGCTGGCGGAATGGCTCCCTTTATTACTTGGAATAAGCCGGGAGAATTTCATGGTGGCCTAGCAGAAGTAAAGGTAAAGACATCAGAAGAAGTCGCTGAGGGTATTAAACTATTAAACTCACAAATTAAAAGTGGTTCATCTGAAGTATCTTCTCTCATTGCAGTTGCCGAAAAATTACAATCACAAATCGATGAACTGCGCAATCAAATTGGCAATATCCATGGACCGTCAGGAGGCCCTGGAATGATTATCGATTTATTATTCCCTCCGTTTAAAACAACTATCGATGACCCAAGTTACCCAGAAATAAGAACATTCTCTGGCCAATGGTACGACTAAATTTTGACTAATCTACAGTCCTCAAAAAAAAGAGCTCCGCTTTACTATGGTTGGAAAATGGTGATAGCTGCATTCTTTAGCCAGATAATGCATGGAGGCTTGCTCTTTCTCTCCCAAGGTTTGTATGTAGTTCAATTTGAGCAAACGTTCGCATGGAGCCGAGGTGCCATATCTTGGGCCTTCGGGTTGCTGAGAATAGAAACAGGGTTACTAGGCCCTATTCAAGGCTGGATGCTAGATAAGTATGGTTCACGACCAATCATGAGGATGGGAACCTTACTCTTTGGAGGGGGACTTATACTACTAGGACAAATCCAAGAGTTATGGCATTTATTTGCGGTACTTACGATAATTGCCATGGGCACTAGCCTTGCAGGCTTTCTCACAGTTAATACGGCATTGGCCCACTGGTTCGTAAAAAAACGTGCCCGTGCGATGTCTGTAACGTCGATTGGATTTGCTGCTGGTGCGCTATTATCACCAATTGTAGCTTGGTCAATCACTGAGTTCGGCTGGCGTGATACTGCAATGTTTTCTGGAATTGCAGCAATTATCGTAGGAATCCCTGCTTCACACGTATTTAAGCGAAGACCAGAAGATATTGGGCTTCAACCAGACGGAATTGAGCCTGTCATAGGAGCACAGGATTCAAAGGCCAATACCCCTGGAGAAGATACTGACTTAACCGTACGCCAAGCTGTAAGAGATAGGTCATTTTGGTTAATTTCCATTGGTCACGGATGGGCCTTACTCGTTGTAGGAACAATTGCTGTTCATTTAATTCCTCATCTTGTCGAACAGAACAATTGGGACGTTGCGCAAGCAGCATTAGTCTTTCCAGGCCTGATGGTTGCGCAAATAACCGGGCAAATAAGCGGCGGGATCATTGGAGATCTTTATTCAAAACGATTTGTAGCTGCAGGAGCAATGATCGGGCATGGACTGGGGATTTTTTTAATCGCTTTTGATACTAGCTTACCTACAATTATTGCAGCAATCGCGTTGCACGGAGTTTCATGGGGAATGCGGGGCCCATTAATGATGGCGATAAGAGCAGATTATTTTGGACGAAAACACTTGGGTCAAATCGCAGGGTGGTCCAATACAATTACTGCAGGGGGAAGCATTATTGGGCCTATATATGCCGGCGTTCTATATGATTATTTTGGATCCTATACTTTTGCCTTTTCTACGCTAGGAATTACAACTGCACTAGGCACATTATTTTTCTTACTTGCAAGAAAACCACCAGTTCCTTCAGTGCCCAATGCTGGTTAACGAGCAATACCTTGGCCATTACGCTCATCGCCATCTAATTCAAGCTTATTCGCAATATTGGTAAGTAATTCACCCATACTTGTCTGTCCCCAAAACCAGTTGTGAAGTTCATTGTCTGTTTGCTCAGGCCGTTGGCAAAAGCGAGCCTCCAAATAAAACGCCTTTAAATCGTCAGAGGCTAATCGTAAGAATCGTCCTACATCCATATCCAATGGTATTCGAGAATAAGTGGTTCCTGGATCCTCTACGTATGACTGCATAAAGTGGATTAGTCCTCTGAATTGCCTCTGGGGAACTCCCGATAAGCCAACCATTGTCCTACCATTGTTCTCTTCAACCCATCTCTCGTAATACCCTCTCAACGCGGTAACTTCGTCCGCTGCGTTTTGAGGCCCGTTATTAGATTTTGTTGCCATGCTGGATTGCAGTACTTGAGGCGGCAAATTTGAATTTGCAGGGAACTCTTCCAAAACAGGTACATCATCTCTAGCAAGCAATGCTAAAGATCCCATAATTACTTCAGTTTGTTGTAAGTGATCGTTAGGTTCACCCAACGCGTAACCATAAGGAAAAGGAACCCAAAGAGCCCGAGGGGGTTTAACTCGCTCTGCATGCTCTTTTATAAATACTATGGCTACAGTGGGGATTCCGACTTCTTCTATAGATCGCGCAAGCACACTGACCGTGTGCGAACAATTTGGTCAAGTTGGTGTAAGTAAAACAGCATCAACGTTCGCTTCAAGCAGCAAGCGCCCTACCTCAGGGCCAGATTCATTCTCTACTTGACGCGGACTTCGGCCTGCGCCCATGAAAGAGTAAAAATCACTGGACAGGCTTCCAATTTTCCCTTGCCTAACCAATTCATTCAATCTGTCTAAAGGGAACGTTACGTTAGGGTCCCGCATAAAAGCTGAGCGATCAAACCCTATGCTTACATGACTTTGAAGAATATCTTCAAAGGGCGTAGTTGATGGGATTACTCGATAAGTTTGGTCTCCTCCTGAAAAAGGCAGGTCTCCTCTTCTATGGAGCCCAGCGGTTGTAACTAAAGCTAATTTTGCCTCAGAAAGAGCCTTCGTAAAAGGCACGTGAGGAGAATCGTCATGCTCGAATGCGGGGAAATTGAGGTGAGCTTGCCTTGCAACTTCACTTAAATCTTCTAACCTTGGCATATAGCAATAGTAAATATATTTATTTCATTGATCAACTAAAAGGACTTACTCATGATCAAGGCTTGCTGATCTCATTTCCTTACGTAGTGATCTATTGCGCTTATCAGTTAATCGCCTTTCGATTGAACTTTTACTTGGGGCCGACGGGCGGCGAATCTGTGGGGGGCGTGAAGCGTTGTGAATTAAGTCCGTAAAGCGATTTAAAGCGTCTATCCTATTACGAT
Proteins encoded in this window:
- a CDS encoding amidohydrolase; this encodes MPDENVRSDKLGGTARRRNSSTRDVRDGTNIEYKYISADNHIDLVWYPKDIIQSRISSQFKEKAPKVVESDKGTAWEWEGDIHAFAADGKDWPKYAKRFEPISVEEGKLPPADPEVLLQHMDLGQLYAGVFYGNTRKWTFKDKNLEKEVYKAFNDWAVEMSTYNSDRLFVLPWLHAAFPETCVDELMRLVDKGVRAVELSPNDMGEDVWSPVWEPLWSAAEETGTIICTHIGDAAGTPYPPNEYGQSLAHFSQVPFNPAGKHIAQFVFSGMFERHPNLHVSMAECRIGWLPFLFQWMERCHNDRMPDSINPLKENPLHYINNNMSFTFEEDYIGAKMIPDPEFLIRESVIWGCDYPHEQGQTWPDASPAMDRMFTGTDPDLVQDVVWNRAQKIFGIKGPGNN
- a CDS encoding glycine/betaine/sarcosine/D-proline family reductase selenoprotein B, whose translation is MPRLEDLSEVARQAHLNFPAFEHDDSPHVPFTKALSEAKLALVTTAGLHRRGDLPFSGGDQTYRVIPSTTPFEDILQSHVSIGFDRSAFMRDPNVTFPLDRLNELVRQGKIGSLSSDFYSFMGAGRSPRQVENESGPEVGRLLLEANVDAVLLTPT
- a CDS encoding thiamine pyrophosphate-dependent enzyme → MERQEAIDLLAEGRSGAIAVATMQSIYPWHQAEQAEYLHIDASQCMGSAASIGLGLAMARPDKRVMVLDGDGSLLMQLGSLVTVASQQPRKFFHFVFANGLHQSTGNQDLPGIGRFDWVALAIGSGYANALKIETADELLVKLPSIWDMEGPVLIELSIEREAQDPRWAGVPMASQSAILKEQLAAL
- a CDS encoding MFS transporter, with the translated sequence MGLPRTFDALKVSEYRNYFVSMLFYLGAMQATTLARPVLAFELSDRAPLVLGIVIAANNAPSLVLSPFAGSLADRMSMRNILMVAAILMAVFAGITALGVGYSVLDWWHVTIIGVFQGSVMVFITPTRRAVIGGLVDRSLLLNATGLHTMSQNTNRMLMPLVAGILFAHAGPEWAYLLIGVLYIIALFLLFLVPAQGSFSSSIRNRGGSALEGFRYVRQQPVIKNLLLVGLVITVFGQPFQHLLPLAQEFLQIEADGVGLLFTFFGAGSLLGSTMSASLGDFQRKGLLLIGFFMLFGAGVIGFAASSWFWLSLVLMIPIGVGQSGRTVLHLAALQVYTEDEMRGRIQALNAMMGGLIPIAVLGITALAEIFNGRVALSATGGVIFMYGCWEIIFSKALRNLK
- a CDS encoding MFS transporter; this translates as MTNLQSSKKRAPLYYGWKMVIAAFFSQIMHGGLLFLSQGLYVVQFEQTFAWSRGAISWAFGLLRIETGLLGPIQGWMLDKYGSRPIMRMGTLLFGGGLILLGQIQELWHLFAVLTIIAMGTSLAGFLTVNTALAHWFVKKRARAMSVTSIGFAAGALLSPIVAWSITEFGWRDTAMFSGIAAIIVGIPASHVFKRRPEDIGLQPDGIEPVIGAQDSKANTPGEDTDLTVRQAVRDRSFWLISIGHGWALLVVGTIAVHLIPHLVEQNNWDVAQAALVFPGLMVAQITGQISGGIIGDLYSKRFVAAGAMIGHGLGIFLIAFDTSLPTIIAAIALHGVSWGMRGPLMMAIRADYFGRKHLGQIAGWSNTITAGGSIIGPIYAGVLYDYFGSYTFAFSTLGITTALGTLFFLLARKPPVPSVPNAG
- a CDS encoding NAD(P)-dependent oxidoreductase — protein: MILVVGGMGFIGQNVTLELIKAGEKVVSTQHNARRVPGALEQHLNSSLFVENMDFTKCYEVINVAHKHKIESIISFAAPPARGISPQEDYRVYTEGLQSLLETARVLGLRRLSLASSTSVYGSLPNGPFREDMPLPIQSRTQVEAFKKGMEIHAFHYAARANIDVVSLRIGSIYGPYYYSMFNPMSRICEAALKNIEPDFSDRPNGSISEDDEGDWTHVSDLSAGIKNIHQSSKLKHATYNIGSGLATSNKQIFEAIKKSIPEATCSALIPGRSPGANPPNPVMDLSRIKEDVGYSPKFNIETGMEDYIAHLRSLINN
- a CDS encoding amidase family protein, with the protein product MKTNLWQLSALELINAYRKKEISPVEVVADVFARIEKFNPSLSAFLALNYDDAIDSAKNAERLWLNSEENGLLCGVPISLKDSIELGGVPTTYGSKAFENNVQPDSEIAIRIRNQGGVIIGKTNLPEFALHGAVDNRLSPAGRNPWNLDHTCGGSSGGAGSQVATGLGPLAIGTDSG
- a CDS encoding Rid family hydrolase — its product is MAENRYKKEILLSDERNRNVAAVVRYGPHLFLSSSDGHRDINTEKIQPELDNQPIPQCNNAYGRQALRLQKAGYGGDSAVWIENFTSGQYWRLERMATWPEHFGEEGHKLAVSFGAQCKMSGVNMLTAVVQAVTPDLEREVFVHQPHRGRASRITRCGDFTYVIGVRGRSNPFTDEEAEEEVSSQFDTELFYTYEWLRSHLEKGGGSLDDLIRTDCALKRIGDTGKYREGLKNRFDGKIHFTGYSVGTLLGGRGVMEIGGLAVNPGGTKEIVWLAEDPSRAQAVKANGLVFASAASGLSDAKTGNIIQELYGDPVAQTHQAFRRLDAALNRFDTSVENTLRLDVFLDDINFEDTFIELAKQYFGGDPPTMNIVGVDLENNAEIEISCIAGA
- a CDS encoding thiamine pyrophosphate-binding protein — protein: MPSDQPVATGVSSEEIVSKLKNLGVDHVICIPDSYQKTLIARLTDDPDISFMIACTEDEAIGINAGLYIGGKNPVLVIQNNGIFASINTIKAIPLDAKIPTLMFVGQFQRDPMLPIEESKSRAVRMVEPTLETWGVPYYRIETPEDIGNIELGYKLAHDTLGPVAIIIGAPTI